The stretch of DNA ACCAGGATAGCGAAGGCCGCTGCGGCGCGCGCAGTCCAGTCACCCAGCGGGATCGTGAGCAAATACCCAAGCGGCGAAATGAATGCCGCGCAAAGTGCCAGCACGACCCAGTGACCCAGCGGGCTCCTCGCCTCCACCTCACGGGTGGGCTCGTCGAAGAACATCACCTTGATGAACTTGAGGTAATAGAACGCGCCGATCACACTCGCTGCGATACCGATCGCCGCAAGCGCAATGAGATCCGCGCGGACTGCCGCCTGGAACACCACAAACTTGCCCCAGAAGCCAAACAGCGGCGGAATACCCGCGAGGCTGAACATCAGCGCCAGCAGGCACCACGCCAGAACCGGCCGCTTGGTCGACAGGCCGGAGATATCGGCGAACGTTTCGAGCGGGTTGCCCTGCGGATCGCGCAACATCAGCAGCGCGGTGAAGCTACCCACCGTCATGGCGACATAGATCGCAAGGTAGGTCATCACCCCCGCAACTCCATCGGGGGTCGCGGCCGCAAGACCGATCAGGATGAACCCGACGTTGTTGATCGAGGAATAGGCGAGCAGCCGCTTGAGGTTCTGCTGGCCGATCGCGCCCAGTGCGCCGACAACAATGGATGCGAGCGCTGCGAAGATCACGATCTGCTGCCAGCTATCGACCTGACCGCCGAAGGGATCCATCGCCATGCGAACCAGCATCGCCACCGCAGCGACCTTCGGCGCGCTGGCAAAGAAGGTAGTCACCGGTGTCGGCGCGCCCTCATAGACGTCGGGAGTCCACATATGGAACGGCACCGCCGCAATCTTGAAGGCCAAACCGGCAAGCACGAAGACGACCCCGAACA from Erythrobacter mangrovi encodes:
- the nuoN gene encoding NADH-quinone oxidoreductase subunit NuoN, which codes for MALLSSLYFTAVEITLSLAGLVLLLVTAWGGARVVRPVAIAAVVALFASVVFSAHLLTNPSFELGGDAFGGLYRVDGFGSFAKILIYLACIACLIVSGSYFKERGAWRGEYPVLMLFNAVGMGMMVSAADLMTLYIGLEMSSLSSYVLASFLKQDSRSSEAGLKYFVLGALASGIILYGMSLVYGFSGTTNYLAIRTAFDGGLSTGALFGVVFVLAGLAFKIAAVPFHMWTPDVYEGAPTPVTTFFASAPKVAAVAMLVRMAMDPFGGQVDSWQQIVIFAALASIVVGALGAIGQQNLKRLLAYSSINNVGFILIGLAAATPDGVAGVMTYLAIYVAMTVGSFTALLMLRDPQGNPLETFADISGLSTKRPVLAWCLLALMFSLAGIPPLFGFWGKFVVFQAAVRADLIALAAIGIAASVIGAFYYLKFIKVMFFDEPTREVEARSPLGHWVVLALCAAFISPLGYLLTIPLGDWTARAAAAFAILV